The following proteins are encoded in a genomic region of Brachypodium distachyon strain Bd21 chromosome 1, Brachypodium_distachyon_v3.0, whole genome shotgun sequence:
- the LOC100846071 gene encoding zinc finger BED domain-containing protein RICESLEEPER 2-like, with protein sequence MDEQNKEYEPAEENISMDEDEDLSDDVMSDDDPLFGFSRGTDEVDQETVAVDSDEGHVSGEKSKKGVKVGGVKIKSKHRENAPCWRVFKKQPLEEGGSLEGDLKAICKYCDKEYKYTQGSSTSSMNRHMKNYQKLKSHAARFQIQTRLGYKPAKASSASDESVLLAPGYDHATMKELIAKMIDVHEYSFRMVEHEWFNAIMRYLNPLYQFIGRKAIRAECLRVYKKEKEILKSSLKNVKYIGLTTDMWTSNHTISYMCVVAHYIDKNWKMQTRVLAFVELDTPHTGHVIADALWSCVIEWKIEDKVVSITLDNASNNDVAVRDLKAKFAFRRGVNFEANYFHVRCCAHIVNLVVKDGAACLEDLISNLRETVKYFKKSPARLHKFVEICRDLRIDVGEHLHLDVCTRWGSTYRMIKTGVPYKQALATYAISDASYKWEPSRNEWAMFEQIEPLLFAFARVTTAFSGQYYPTANIFYPHVVSMKIALIKVKESTDETFGAMGIAMMEKFDNYWEEPNNLMVIAPFLTQGTR encoded by the coding sequence ATGGATGAACAGAATAAGGAATATGAGCCGGCAGAAGAGAATATCAGTATGGATGAGGATGAAGATTTATCTGACGATGTCATGTCTGACGATGATCCATTATTTGGGTTTTCCCGTGGTACTGATGAGGTAGATCAAGAAACTGTGGCTGTGGATTCAGATGAAGGGCATGTAAGTGGAGAAAAAAGCAAGAAGGGTGTGAAAGTTGGAGGGGTCAAAATAAAATCCAAACATAGAGAGAATGCTCCGTGTTGGAGGGTATTTAAGAAGCAACCACTTGAGGAGGGAGGCAGTTTAGAGGGGGATTTGAAGGCTATTTGCAAGTATTGTGACAAGGAGTATAAGTACACTCAAGGCTCAAGTACTTCTAGCATGAATAGGCATATGAAAAACTACCAGAAATTGAAGAGTCATGCAGCAAGGTTTCAAATTCAAACACGCCTTGGGTACAAGCCAGCGAAAGCTAGTAGTGCCTCAGATGAGTCAGTTCTTTTGGCACCTGGGTATGATCATGCCACCATGAAGGAGCTTATTGCTAAGATGATCGATGTCCATGAGTACTCGTTCAGAATGGTGGAACACGAGTGGTTCAACGCAATCATGAGGTACTTGAATCCACTTTATCAGTTCATTGGCAGGAAGGCAATAAGAGCTGAGTGTTTGAGGGtttacaagaaagaaaaggagattCTGAAAAGTTCTTTGAAGAATGTGAAGTACATTGGTCTCACTACAGACATGTGGACGAGCAATCATACCATATCTTACATGTGTGTTGTGGCACACTACATAGATAAGAACTGGAAGATGCAGACCCGGGTGCTTGCTTTTGTGGAGTTAGACACCCCACACACTGGACATGTCATTGCTGATGCTTTGTGGAGCTGTGTGATTGAATGGAAGATAGAAGATAAGGTGGTATCTATCACACTAGACAATGCTTCAAACAATGATGTTGCTGTAAGAGATTTGAAGGCGAAGTTTGCTTTTCGGAGGGGGGTGAACTTTGAGGCCAACTACTTCCATGTTCGCTGTTGTGCTCACATCGTTAACTTGGTTGTAAAGGATGGGGCAGCATGTTTGGAGGACTTGATCTCAAATCTGAGAGAGACGGTCAAGTACTTCAAAAAATCCCCAGCAAGGCTACACAAGTTTGTTGAGATTTGCAGAGACTTGAGGATTGATGTTGGAGAGCACTTGCACCTTGATGTTTGCACAAGGTGGGGTTCTACCTATAGGATGATCAAGACAGGAGTTCCATACAAGCAAGCCTTAGCTACTTATGCCATTTCCGATGCCAGCTACAAGTGGGAGCCTTCACGCAATGAATGGGCCATGTTTGAGCAGATCGAGCCATTGCTGTTTGCCTTTGCTAGAGTTACCACTGCCTTTTCAGGTCAATATTACCCCACGGCTAACATTTTCTACCCCCATGTTGTGAGCATGAAGATAGCATTGATCAAGGTGAAGGAGAGTACGGATGAGACATTTGGTGCAATGGGGATAGCTATGATGGAAAAGTTTGACAACTATTGGGAAGAACCGAACAATCTAATGGTGATTGCACCTTTCTTGACCCAAGGTACAAGATGA